The following coding sequences lie in one Nakaseomyces glabratus chromosome K, complete sequence genomic window:
- the BST1 gene encoding Bst1p (CAGL0K12408g~Ortholog(s) have phosphatidylinositol deacylase activity) produces the protein MSFIRIARSLARGYYNLPTNIIDRTSINTSRKDDDSDTKATGSQLDSPDEEWLKDYNSFVNVRRRNRSVLRTFVFGIGLFLIIAILTLWWPLTGADLPQCHSIYMYPSYARVDGFNEKFTSLANKYHLYLYREQGMDKEPLNNGEIQLDGIPVLFIPGNAGSYRQVRSIAAACSELYFKQSDILINKNAKNLDFFAADFNEDFTAFHGGTMLDQAEYLNDAIRYILSLYDQPDVSTTLAKPKSVIIVAHSMGGIVARLMPTLKNHIHGSVHSYLTLSSPHAAAPITFDGDVLQLYKRTNEYWKRELNDKSSFIFNNVSLISITGGIQDTILPADYAMIEDLIPYSNGFTVHTNTIQDVWTPIDHLAIVWCKQLREIISRYLVETSNIYLPSKVVPLEERMKIASQLFLSGFEDSYRNYSGEELRNLTTNSEVSSEMKLNDIVKITKDTIPDKPYLSVPVAQFDGNVFLTLFSNSDNIKILGCANSYRHDPTIHSCKDLSHFIKKVPRYFDPNKEHKTESNKLLHTSIDEFKKYDFVIVDFSTIVEEHDLLVYATLSREEHTVIDVTPSNLLFMSQKIKVPPGALMNKWEFINLWDSLFAYKMNVDTTAMEQPFEPFVKQHIKEPFETKWHLNVLESTTSISFHNIAPFIPTNENITRSLFLTLVGSPENDYFIRISVDYLMTLKLLYIRYRLAIASFPIAVITMVLAYQFYIYDRRGIFLPFVTALGHLISTYNTIICFSLLGLSFLCDMKLVQNALFAIDPSHLNKPYFNSNKDVRNNFYLLGLRSKLLGVLVYFFFTIGTALVILLNGILLTFQKLFTMAINLKRTNMLQNQRTNTTAIITKWRFLALFLIIISVSTFIPYQMAFMLAVIIQVINSLKVSSLSARTKNHQNLLNFNMSLLLLLIFIAIIDFPIIIVFLHNVAIRCGTSFRSQHNCLAIIPILLMVNNNSLLRLPNRTKGNKGRLVSLLGLIYLSLFSLIYGIRNLFWLHHGVNIFSMWVFYLTIFSKGS, from the coding sequence ATGAGCTTCATAAGAATTGCGCGAAGTCTTGCTCGAGGATATTATAACCTACCAACAAATATCATTGACAGGACATCAATAAATACATCCCGTAAGGATGACGATAGTGATACCAAAGCAACAGGTAGTCAACTGGATTCACCTGATGAGGAATGGCTTAAAGACTATAATAGCTTTGTTAATGTAAGACGGAGAAATAGGTCAGTTTTGCGCACTTTTGTGTTTGGTATAGGATTATTTCTAATTATTGCCATTTTAACTCTATGGTGGCCCCTTACTGGAGCAGATTTACCCCAGTGCCATTCAATTTACATGTATCCATCATATGCAAGAGTCGATGGATTTAATGAAAAGTTTACCAGTCTAGCAAACAAATATCATCTCTATTTGTATAGAGAACAAGGTATGGATAAAGAACCTCTAAACAACGGTGAAATACAACTTGATGGAATTCCCGTTCTTTTTATTCCAGGAAATGCAGGAAGTTATAGGCAGGTAAGATCGATTGCTGCAGCATGCTCTGAGCTTTACTTTAAACAATCAGATATACTGATCAATAAGAATGCAAAAAATCTTGATTTCTTCGCAGCTGACTTCAACGAAGACTTTACAGCTTTTCATGGTGGTACAATGTTAGATCAAGCGGAGTATCTAAATGATGCCATAAGATACATTCTCAGTTTATATGACCAGCCTGATGTGTCAACTACATTAGCTAAGCCGAAATCGGTCATAATAGTTGCTCACTCAATGGGTGGGATTGTAGCAAGACTAATGCCAACACTGAAAAATCATATACATGGGTCAGTACATTCGTATCTTACTTTGTCATCACCACACGCTGCGGCACCGATTACCTTCGATGGAGATGTACTTCAATTATACAAGAGAACCAACGAATATTGGAAAAGAGAATTAAATGACAAatcttcatttattttcaacaatgtttctttgatttctaTAACTGGAGGAATCCAAGATACTATATTACCCGCTGATTATGCTATGATTGAGGACCTAATACCTTATTCGAATGGATTTACCGTACATACCAATACAATTCAAGATGTTTGGACCCCAATAGACCATCTGGCCATTGTCTGGTGTAAACAATTGAGAGAAATAATTTCTCGTTATTTGGTGGAAACTTCTAATATTTATCTACCTTCAAAAGTTGTACCATTGGAGGAGCGCATGAAGATTGCATCACAACTGTTCCTATCTGGGTTTGAAGATTCATACAGAAATTATTCAGGTGAAGAACTTCGTAACCTCACAACTAATTCTGAAGTGAGCAGTGAAATGAAGCTAAATGATATAGTAAAAATAACTAAAGACACTATTCCAGATAAACCCTACTTATCCGTTCCTGTTGCACAATTTGATGGTAATGTTTTTCTCACATTATTCTCTAACTCTGACAATATAAAGATATTAGGTTGCGCAAATTCATATAGACATGATCCAACAATACATAGTTGCAAAGATCTGTCTCATTTTATTAAGAAAGTTCCAAGGTATTTCGATCCTAACAAAGAACATAAAACTGAAAGCAACAAGCTTTTGCATACTTCCATCGATGAATTTAAGAAATAtgattttgtaattgtCGATTTTTCAACTATTGTTGAGGAACACGATTTACTTGTTTATGCAACTTTGAGCCGAGAAGAACATACAGTAATTGATGTGACGCCCTCAAACTTACTATTTATGTCACAAAAGATTAAAGTGCCACCTGGAGCATTAATGAACAAATGGGAGTTCATTAATTTATGGGATTCACTCTTTGCATACAAGATGAATGTTGACACTACTGCAATGGAACAACCTTTCGAACCTTTTGTAAAACAACATATTAAAGAACCATTCGAAACTAAATGGCATCTCAATGTTTTGGAATCTACAACTAGTATAAGTTTCCACAATATAGCACCATTTATCCCaacaaatgaaaacatTACACGCTCCTTATTTTTAACATTAGTAGGATCACCAGAAAATGATTATTTTATCAGAATATCTGTTGACTATCTAATGACACTGAAACTACTCTATATTAGGTACAGATTAGCCATTGCATCCTTTCCCATAGCTGTAATTACTATGGTTTTAGCCTATCAGTTCTATATTTACGACAGAAGAGGTATTTTTCTACCTTTCGTCACTGCACTCGGTCACCTAATCTCCACATACAATACGATAATCTGTTTCAGTTTGCTAGGGCTATCCTTTTTGTGTGATATGAAATTGGTGCAAAATGCATTATTTGCGATTGATCCCTCCCATTTGAATAAACCTTATTTCAATTCTAACAAAGATGTTCGTAATAACTTTTATCTGTTAGGATTAAGATCTAAACTATTAGGTGTATtggtatatttttttttcacaattGGAACAGCTTTGGTGATTTTATTGAATGGTATCTTATTGACTTTTCAGAAACTATTTACAATGGCTATTAACCTCAAGAGAACAAATATGCTTCAAAACCAGAGGACTAATACTACTGCTATCATTACCAAATGGAGGTTTCTGGCTctatttttaataattaTCTCAGTTTCGACATTCATACCTTATCAAATGGCATTTATGTTGGCAGTTATAATCCAAGTTATTAATAGTCTTAAAGTAAGTTCATTAAGTGCACGCACTAAAAATCACCAGAACTTATTAAACTTCAACATGtctcttttattattgttaatTTTCATCGCAATCATTGACTTTCCTATAATAATTGTTTTCTTACACAACGTCGCAATTCGTTGTGGGACTTCATTCAGGTCTCAGCATAATTGCCTAGCAATCATCCCAATTCTATTAATGGTAAATAATAACTCACTATTAAGGTTACCTAATCGTACTAAGGGAAACAAAGGAAGACTAGTCTCACTTTTGGGACTAATTTATCTCTCATTATTCAGTTTAATCTATGGTATTAGAAATTTATTCTGGTTGCACCATGGagttaatattttttccatGTGGGTGTTTTACTTAACAATATTTAGTAAAGGATCATAA
- the STE2 gene encoding alpha-factor pheromone receptor STE2 (CAGL0K12430g~Ortholog(s) have mating-type P-factor pheromone receptor activity, mating-type alpha-factor pheromone receptor activity, pheromone binding activity), producing MEMGYDPRMYNPRNEYLNFTSVYDVNDTIRFSTLDAIVKGLLRIAIVHGVRLGAIFMTLIIMFISSNTWKKPIFIINMVSLMLVMIHSALSFHYLLSNYSSISYILTGFPQLITSNNKRIQDAASIVQVLLVAAIEASLVFQIHVMFTIENIKLIREIVLSISIAMGLATVATYLAAAIKLIRGLHDEVMPQTHLIFNLSIILLASSINFMTFILVIKLFFAIRSRRYLGLRQFDAFHILLIMFCQSLLIPSVLYIIVYAVDSRSNQDYLIPIANLFVVLSLPLSSIWANTSNNSSRSPKYWKNSQTNKSNGSFVSSISVNSDSQNPLYKKIVRFTSKGDTTRSIVSDSTLAEVGKYSMQDVSNSNFECRDLDFEKVKHTCENFGRISETYSELSTLDTTALNETRLFWKQQSQCDK from the coding sequence ATGGAGATGGGCTACGATCCAAGAATGTATAATCCAAGAAATGAATACTTGAATTTCACGTCGGTATATGATGTAAATGACACAATCAGATTTTCGACTCTGGACGCCATTGTAAAAGGATTGCTTAGAATTGCCATTGTTCATGGAGTTAGATTGGGAGCAATATTCATGACGttaataataatgtttATCTCATCAAATACATGGAAAAAACCCATATTTATAATTAACATGGTGTCGTTGATGTTAGTTATGATTCATTCCGCACTTAGCTTCCATTACCTTTTATCGAAttattcttcaatttcttatATACTGACAGGGTTTCCTCAGTTGATTACAAGCAATAATAAACGAATTCAAGATGCAGCGAGTATAGTCCAAGTTTTATTGGTTGCTGCGATAGAAGCATCATTGGTATTTCAGATTCATGTTATGTTTACGATTGAAAACATTAAGCTTATTAGAGAAATAGTACTCTCTATATCGATAGCAATGGGATTGGCAACAGTGGCTACATATCTTGCTGCAGCAATAAAGCTGATAAGAGGACTGCATGATGAGGTAATGCCACAAACACAtcttattttcaatttatctATAATATTGCTTGCATCCTCCATAAATTTTATGACATTTATATTGGTCATTAAACTTTTCTTCGCTATTAGATCTAGAAGATATCTCGGTCTTCGTCAATTCGATGCttttcatattttattaatcATGTTCTGCCAGTCATTATTGATACCCTcagtattatatattatagtttACGCGGTTGATAGCAGATCTAATCAGGATTATCTGATTCCAATTGCCAAtttatttgttgttttatCTTTGCCATTATCCTCTATCTGGGCTAACACATCAAATAACTCATCCAGATCTCCAAAATATTGGAAAAACTCTCAAACGAATAAGAGCAATGGGTCTTTTGTCTCTTCAATATCTGTCAATAGTGACTCACAAAACCCTTTGTACAAAAAGATTGTACGTTTTACATCAAAAGGCGACACTACCCGTAGTATTGTAAGTGATTCAACATTAGCAGAGGTGGGAAAATACTCTATGCAAGACGTTAGCAATTCAAACTTTGAATGTCGAGACCTTGATTTTGAGAAGGTAAAACATACTTGCGAAAATTTTGGCAGAATATCTGAAACATATAGTGAGTTAAGTACTTTAGATACCACTGCCCTCAATGAGACTCGGTTGTTTTGGAAACAACAAAGTCAGTGTGACAAATGA
- the GYP8 gene encoding GTPase-activating protein GYP8 (CAGL0K12452g~Ortholog(s) have GTPase activator activity, role in cell separation after cytokinesis, regulation of Rho protein signal transduction, vesicle-mediated transport and cytosol, endoplasmic reticulum, nucleus localization), whose translation MHTGYRDQLGLSHYDILSGSEILGSHLENHVREKGKIELLDNTISKKDIDVLRALGYTEFGYARHNLRRKAWHIILRSQYVAEHNDKIQSTAKTVTHKDEKQIELDVNRSFNNLKNGPQRAYLRKVLQKLLIRFFRSNSELSYYQGFHDVLSIFILVFLNYDDDNTGEHVIYKVENIESLFYCVEAFSLLYLRDFLMPTLDFSIDQLKVIQNYILNKDEELYEKMQLDVIHPLYAISSVLTVFAHELKPTVDDQSHEIFEVFDMIISSQSMFLPLKIYATLFLQFKSDIITTYEVNIENFENEADLIHCVIQQVIQKNLYSHEIHNESFINAIKKVRLAKASEYTLTNVSDMVNVYSPLVTTARGESQLFTSEEINEIVGKQLIYHNKQQQLKIQAKERLLKPKSKHINSMLSIIGGHGSISPLIKASIAVAIVAILLRMNKNKRIIAGISTGKEFIGEIKHLHSSIFYSLKNSYWKDPLKIVLHTYKKLQNQLSSSDFER comes from the coding sequence ATGCATACAGGATATCGAGATCAGTTGGGTCTATCGCATTATGATATTTTAAGTGGGAGTGAAATCCTGGGGTCTCACTTAGAGAATCATGTCAGAGAGAAGGGGAAAATAGAGTTGCTTGACAATACGATTTCAAAAAAGGATATCGATGTACTAAGGGCTCTTGGCTACACTGAGTTTGGTTACGCTAGGCATAATTTGCGGAGGAAAGCATGGCATATAATACTGCGAAGTCAATATGTTGCTGAGCACAATGATAAGATTCAGTCAACAGCTAAAACAGTTACACATAAAGATGAAAAGCAAATAGAACTTGATGTAAATAGATCATTTAACAATTTAAAGAATGGACCACAAAGAGCTTATTTGAGAAAAGTATTgcaaaaattattgattaGGTTTTTCAGATCAAATAGTGAACTCTCTTACTATCAAGGTTTTCATGATGTGTTAtctatatttattttggtATTCCTGAATTACGATGATGACAACACAGGAGAACATGTAATTTACAAAGTTGAAAATATCGAGTCGCTATTCTACTGTGTGGAAGCGTTCAGTTTACTGTACCTTAGAGATTTTCTTATGCCAACATTGGATTTTTCTATCGATCAGTTGAAAGTAATACAGAATTACATTTTaaataaagatgaagagctatatgaaaaaatgcAATTAGATGTGATACATCCTTTATACGCAATATCTTCGGTTCTTACAGTCTTTGCCCATGAGTTGAAGCCAACGGTAGATGATCAATCTCATGAGATATTTGAAGTGTTTGATATGATAATTAGTTCACAATCCATGTTTTTGCCTTTAAAAATCTATGCAACTCTCTTTTTGCAGTTCAAATCCGACATTATTACCACATATGAAGTAAATATagaaaactttgaaaatgagGCTGATTTGATTCATTGTGTAATACAGCAAGTCATCCAAAAGAATCTTTATAGTCATGAAATTCACAACGAATCCTTTATTAATGCAATAAAAAAGGTTAGATTGGCTAAGGCGTCTGAGTATACTTTGACAAACGTAAGTGACATGGTCAATGTCTACAGTCCACTGGTAACTACTGCAAGGGGTGAAAGCCAATTATTCACCTCCGAAGAAATCAATGAGATAGTTGGAAAGCAACTAATTTACCATAataaacaacaacaactgAAGATACAAGCCAAGGAAAGACTGTTGAAACCAAAATCaaaacatataaatagCATGCTTTCGATTATAGGCGGTCACGGAAGTATTTCGCCATTAATTAAAGCGTCAATTGCTGTCGCCATTGTTGCAATTTTGCTCAGAATGAATAAGAATAAACGTATAATAGCTGGCATATCTACTGGCAAAGAATTTATTGGCGAGATCAAGCATTTACACAGCTCAATATTTTACTCATTGAAGAACTCTTATTGGAAGGATCCCTTAAAGATTGTACTCCATACCTATAAAAAACTCCAAAATCAACTGTCATCATCCGATTTTGAGAGATAA
- the CAF16 gene encoding putative ATP-binding cassette family ATPase CAF16 (CAGL0K12474g~Ortholog(s) have role in regulation of transcription from RNA polymerase II promoter and CCR4-NOT complex, cytosol, nucleus localization): MTDYAVEVTDLTYRFKESPEPAVENINLKVPWNTRTLVVGANGAGKSTLLKLLSGKHLCLTGNIKVNGLDPFSPLSMTTSIDNTLIENDDGFGNKGECQVSTYLGTEWCHMSIINRDIGVLELLDSIGYQFFKQRGDRLIDILDIDVNWRMHRLSDGQKRRVQLAMGLLKPWRVLLLDEVTVDLDVIARMRLLDFLKWETTNRKCSVVYATHIFDGLAAWPDYVLHMQSGKIVSKLDYKNDVTFCNAKEDSEANGKVIVKENGQKLDVIRLNSLHPLAIHWLQGDHSKISPGLS, translated from the coding sequence ATGACGGACTACGCAGTCGAAGTTACAGACCTCACTTACCGTTTTAAAGAGAGCCCTGAACCAGCCGTCGAGAATATCAACTTAAAGGTTCCCTGGAACACAAGAACTCTGGTTGTTGGTGCTAATGGTGCAGGTAAGTCGACACTACTGAAGCTGCTCAGTGGTAAGCATTTATGCCTAACTGGGAATATCAAAGTTAATGGCCTCGACCCATTCAGTCCGCTTTCAATGACTACTTCAATAGACAATACTCTCATTGAGAATGACGATGGTTTTGGAAATAAAGGTGAATGTCAGGTATCCACATATTTAGGTACAGAATGGTGCCATATGAGCATTATTAATAGAGACATAGGAGTACTTGAACTATTGGATAGCATTGGTTATCAGTTTTTCAAGCAGAGGGGTGATAGACTTATTGATATTCTGGATATCGATGTCAATTGGAGAATGCATCGTTTGAGTGATGGTCAAAAGAGACGTGTTCAACTAGCAATGGGACTTTTAAAGCCTTGGAGAGTGCTCTTACTGGATGAGGTAACAGTTGACCTGGATGTTATTGCACGCATGCGTCTATTAGATTTTTTGAAGTGGGAAACAACTAATAGAAAGTGTTCAGTAGTGTACGCAACACATATTTTTGACGGTTTGGCTGCTTGGCCCGATTATGTCTTACATATGCAAAGTGGGAAAATAGTCTCAAAATTAGACTATAAGAACGATGTTACATTCTGCAATGCCAAAGAGGACTCAGAAGCCAATGGCAAAGTAATTGTTAAGGAGAACGGTCAGAAACTGGATGTGATCCGTCTAAATAGTTTACACCCATTAGCAATTCACTGGCTACAAGGAGACCATTCCAAGATATCACCAGGGTTGtcataa
- the CAK1 gene encoding cyclin-dependent protein kinase-activating kinase CAK1 (CAGL0K12496g~Ortholog(s) have cyclin-dependent protein kinase activating kinase activity): MNSPRQLITHTKIASIYRVKDLAVKIVSTEHHIPPHNVQRERRILRKLAVEPVNQGYGAHVIKLIEDQCKNSNIELWFKFYPIDLEDYLRSCFKPQNKFNPYYTLGEVLETSLRSSYVNEFDVNEFAKDFFLQIVKGLNFIHQSGIIHRDIKPRNIVLEKLSTGKFNLVLIDFGISYDITETNIDERPDSKITDVSTSIYKAPELLFGVKNYSSAVDIWAMLVILSNFFSLASDCKNYLSSCFDDGYRPGEEDGSDIKLIFSIFEKFGVPTANEWPEVINHGSSEVFNGFFGNSDTSRYIMKLSAVEQRQIIASTFPRIEELSDTKFKNKLYEILVKMASYESTCRITALEILQLLENNE; the protein is encoded by the coding sequence ATGAATAGTCCACGTCAGTTGATAACACACACTAAGATTGCCAGTATTTATAGGGTCAAGGATTTAGCTGTAAAAATAGTATCCACAGAGCATCACATACCACCTCATAATGTGCAAAGGGAAAGAAGAATACTTCGTAAACTAGCTGTTGAACCAGTAAATCAAGGCTATGGTGCGCATGTAATAAAACTAATTGAAGACCAATGTAAAAACTCAAATATAGAACTGTGGTTCAAGTTTTATCCAATCGACCTCGAGGATTATTTACGATCATGCTTTAAGCCACAGAACAAATTCAATCCTTACTACACACTAGGAGAAGTCCTGGAGACCTCTCTCAGATCATCATATGTGAATGAGTTTGACGTTAATGAATTTGCAAAGGACTTCTTTTTACAGATTGTGAAAGGTTTGAATTTTATACACCAGAGTGGAATTATTCATCGAGATATAAAGCCACGCAACATTGTCTTAGAGAAGCTATCAACTGGAAAATTTAACTTGGTGCTTATCGACTTTGGGATTTCCTATGATATAACTGAAACTAACATAGATGAGAGACCTGATTCAAAAATAACTGATGTCTCCACATCAATTTACAAGGCTCCAGAACTATTGTTCGGTGTGAAAAATTACTCTTCAGCTGTTGATATATGGGCAATGTTAGTTATATTATCAAactttttttcattggCGTCTGATTGCAAGAATTATCTATCCAGTTGTTTTGATGACGGATATAGGCCTGGCGAAGAAGATGGTAGTGATAtcaaattgatattttctatatttgaaaaatttggtgTTCCTACTGCTAATGAATGGCCTGAGGTTATTAATCATGGGTCTTCTGAAGTGTTTAATGGATTTTTTGGCAACAGCGATACTTCAAGATATATAATGAAACTCAGTGCTGTAGAACAAAGGCAAATAATAGCTTCCACATTTCCAAGAATAGAAGAACTATCCGatacaaaatttaaaaacaAGTTGTATGAAATTTTGGTAAAAATGGCATCTTATGAATCGACATGCAGGATAACAGCATTAGAAATTTTACAGCTGCTGGAGAATAATGAGTAG
- the AGX1 gene encoding alanine--glyoxylate transaminase (CAGL0K12518g~Ortholog(s) have alanine-glyoxylate transaminase activity, role in glycine biosynthetic process, by transamination of glyoxylate and biofilm matrix, cytosol, mitochondrion localization), which translates to MSTEADTLLIPGPVILSSKVQRALDVPSLSHTSPEFGAIFQRTLKNTRKLFKADEKEGQPFVIAGSGTLGWDIVGANLIDNNDSALVVSTGVFSEFFAECLELYGANVDKLTAEVGDVVPTEKIREKLKEKNYKLITLTHVDTSTAVLLNVKEIAEIVRQISPETYIIVDGVCSIGCEEFEFKKWGIDYCLTASQKALGAPAGLSISFASQRVVDFVKSDKYKPKSYFTSLKKWLPIMEGYENGTPKYFATPAIQSINSLDAALQEILEDGLEARWTKHAKMSTEFKDKLTKELGLKLVSKYPAESAAHGLTAIYVDEPGKVISHLKAHGVVIAGGIMPSIATKYIRVGHMGVTACDPSVDYIPTCYKLISEAK; encoded by the coding sequence ATGTCCACCGAAGCTGATACTCTATTGATTCCTGGTCCAGTTATTCTTAGTTCTAAAGTACAAAGGGCATTAGATGTTCCATCCTTATCCCATACTTCCCCAGAGTTTGGtgcaatttttcaaagaacaCTGAAAAATACCAGGAAACTTTTCAAAGCAGATGAGAAAGAGGGTCAACCATTCGTTATTGCAGGTTCAGGTACATTGGGATGGGATATTGTTGGTGCAAACTTGATTGACAACAACGACAGTGCCTTGGTTGTATCTACAGGTGTCTTCTCCGAATTTTTTGCCGAGTGTTTGGAACTTTATGGAGCTAACGTTGATAAATTAACTGCTGAAGTTGGCGATGTCGTTCCAACTGAAAAGATCAGAGAGAAGCTGAAGGAAAAGAACTATAAATTGATTACTTTAACACATGTCGACACTTCGACAGCGGTGTTGTTGAACGTTAAAGAAATTGCAGAAATTGTTCGTCAAATATCCCCCGAGACATATATCATTGTTGATGGTGTCTGTTCAATTGGTTGTGAGGAATTTGAGTTCAAAAAATGGGGTATTGATTATTGTTTGACTGCATCTCAAAAGGCGTTAGGAGCACCTGCTGGTTTGAGTATCTCATTTGCAAGTCAAAGAGTGGTCGATTTTGTTAAATCTGATAAATATAAGCCAAAGTCGTACTTTACATctttaaaaaaatggcTGCCAATTATGGAAGGTTACGAAAATGGTACACCAAAGTATTTTGCTACACCTGCTATTCAAAGCATCAACAGTTTGGATGCTGctcttcaagaaattttgGAAGATGGATTAGAAGCTAGGTGGACGAAACATGCAAAAATGAGTACCGAATTTAAAGACAAATTAACCAAAGAACTAGGCTTAAAATTAGTATCTAAATATCCAGCTGAATCAGCAGCCCATGGTCTAACAGCCATTTATGTTGATGAGCCAGGTAAAGTCATTTCTCATCTGAAGGCCCACGGTGTTGTTATTGCCGGCGGTATAATGCCATCAATTGCAACTAAATATATCCGTGTTGGTCATATGGGTGTCACAGCTTGTGACCCAAGTGTCGACTATATTCCAACATGTTACAAGCTAATATCAGAAGCTAAATAA
- the HAC1 gene encoding transcription factor HAC1 (CAGL0K12540g~bZIP domain-containing transcription factor, activates transcription of genes involved in unfolded protein response; activation does not require cleavage of HAC1 mRNA by Ire1p): MSEFSEMIPQNAEDQLIAAKNTLAFETWMPPRKRAKTKEEKEIRKIQRILRNRKAAQKSRDRKRNYVANLEKKCNTMKVVLDQLQSKIDIKSMLIDPSVWDTYINMEQDDEMSFSSTDVPSSTTEISSTLAAEWAVDVHAAEDDVDNREYISSMIQKKSTKFGSIGSDVTSTPVRPRSIEQMTPLTASTSSSTCMSAYISASDNEVDKRQTITNTPLSSASSTPNKYDLRINQGKNMSQSLVQNLFNPAEWPSLLSNENCVPFLMGDLDSFKNDDSFELAIPCEFDHTNSTLTAPQQVGRSTNSLFVEDLKRNPEEITNIVMDDSFINY, encoded by the coding sequence ATGTCAGAATTTTCAGAAATGATTCCACAAAACGCTGAAGATCAACTAATCGCTGCTAAAAACACTTTGGCTTTCGAAACTTGGATGCCTCCAAGAAAGAGAGCTAAAACCAAAGAGGAAAAAGAGATTCGTAAAATCCAAAGAATATTGAGAAATAGAAAAGCTGCTCAGAAGTCTAGAGACAGAAAACGCAATTATGTTGCAAaccttgaaaaaaaatgcaacaCAATGAAAGTCGTCCTGGACCAGCTTCAATCTAAAATTGATATCAAGTCAATGCTGATTGATCCCAGTGTATGGGATACTTATATCAACATGGAACAAGATGACGAGATGTCCTTTAGTTCAACAGATGTACCATCTTCTACTACCGAAATATCTTCTACCTTAGCAGCCGAATGGGCTGTAGATGTACATGCTGCTGAAGACGATGTTGACAACAGAGAATACATTTCTTCAATGATTCAGAAGAAGTCAACAAAGTTCGGTTCGATTGGGAGTGATGTAACATCAACCCCAGTCAGACCTAGATCTATAGAACAGATGACACCATTGACCGCATCTACTTCATCGAGTACATGCATGTCCGCTTACATCAGTGCTTCCGACAATGAAGTTGATAAAAGACAAACAATCACCAATACACCATTGTCTTCTGCTTCATCAACGCCAAATAAGTACGATCTAAGAATTAATCAGGGAAAGAATATGTCGCAATCACTTGTGCAAAATTTATTCAATCCTGCTGAATGGCCATCTCTACTAAGCAACGAAAACTGTGTTCCATTCTTAATGGGAGATCTTGACAGTTTTAAAAATGACGATAGTTTTGAATTAGCAATACCCTGCGAGTTTGATCATACAAATTCCACATTGACTGCACCTCAACAGGTTGGTCGCAGCACGAACAGTTTGTTTGTCGAAGACTTAAAGCGTAATCCAGAAGAGATTACTAACATAGTTATGGATGATAGTTTCATCAATTATTGA